A single region of the Paraburkholderia megapolitana genome encodes:
- a CDS encoding PadR family transcriptional regulator — translation MVRHSPLALAVLAMLTESPMHPYRMQQLIKARGKDEVINVGQRNSLYQTIDRMLRNDLIAVYEIERDGAFPERTVYAITDAGRDTGRLWLREQLAQPAREFPAFPAALSFLPLLAPDDVCRQLAIRVGALERELERLDAGTAEAQAIDVPRLFLLESELIRAQLVAELDWVRGVVADLQSGVITWSAAWLEEIAQRFTLAADSTTYQPNKPAKSTKPAAKKGSRK, via the coding sequence ATGGTCCGTCATTCCCCGCTGGCCCTCGCCGTCCTGGCGATGCTCACCGAATCCCCCATGCACCCGTACCGGATGCAGCAGTTGATCAAGGCGCGCGGCAAGGACGAGGTCATCAACGTCGGTCAGCGCAACAGCCTGTACCAGACCATCGATCGCATGCTGCGCAACGATCTGATCGCGGTGTACGAAATCGAGCGCGATGGCGCGTTTCCCGAGCGCACCGTCTACGCAATCACCGACGCCGGCCGCGATACGGGACGGCTCTGGCTGCGCGAGCAACTCGCTCAACCAGCGCGTGAATTCCCGGCGTTTCCTGCCGCATTGTCGTTCTTGCCGCTGCTGGCACCCGACGACGTATGCCGGCAACTCGCGATCCGCGTCGGCGCGCTCGAGCGTGAACTGGAGCGTCTCGATGCTGGGACTGCAGAGGCGCAAGCCATCGATGTCCCGCGTCTCTTCCTGCTCGAAAGCGAGCTGATTCGTGCGCAACTCGTCGCCGAACTCGACTGGGTGCGCGGTGTCGTCGCGGACCTGCAAAGCGGTGTGATCACGTGGAGCGCCGCGTGGCTCGAAGAAATAGCGCAGCGCTTCACGCTCGCCGCCGACTCCACGACGTATCAGCCGAACAAACCCGCGAAATCCACGAAACCCGCGGCAAAAAAAGGAAGCAGGAAATGA
- a CDS encoding NAD-dependent epimerase/dehydratase family protein, with product MSKVALFGAAGAIGQSIATALSNKGRPYRVVGRTDASLRNTFGTDPLAEIVTWNPDSPASVIAAAEGIETLIYLVGVNYWQFELHPELMRKTIDGAVAAGVKNIILIGTVYPYGMANTSRVREDHPREPHTFKGRMRKAQEDLLMQAHKDGRINATVLRLPDFYGPGVTASLLHGAAHAAVNGGTADMIGPLDRPHEFVFVPDVGPVVARLVDTPAAFGRIWHFAGAGVTTQREIVSEMERQTGRQLKLRVAGKTMLRLIGLFKPLIREMVEMNYLMTNPLIMDDSALQKLLGPIHKTSYVEGIRQTLVAESSTRPLAAAA from the coding sequence ATGTCCAAAGTAGCTCTGTTCGGCGCCGCTGGCGCTATCGGTCAAAGCATCGCCACCGCCCTCAGCAACAAGGGGCGTCCCTATCGTGTCGTCGGTCGTACTGACGCGAGTCTGCGCAACACCTTCGGCACCGATCCGCTCGCCGAAATCGTCACCTGGAACCCGGACTCGCCCGCCTCCGTCATCGCCGCGGCCGAAGGCATCGAAACGCTGATCTATCTGGTCGGCGTGAACTACTGGCAGTTCGAACTGCATCCCGAGTTGATGCGCAAGACGATCGACGGCGCGGTCGCCGCCGGCGTCAAGAACATCATCCTGATCGGTACCGTGTACCCGTACGGCATGGCCAATACCAGTCGGGTGCGCGAAGACCATCCGCGCGAGCCGCACACCTTCAAGGGGCGTATGCGCAAGGCGCAGGAAGACTTGCTGATGCAGGCGCACAAGGACGGCCGCATCAATGCAACGGTGTTGCGCCTGCCGGACTTCTATGGCCCGGGCGTAACAGCAAGTCTGCTTCACGGCGCGGCGCACGCCGCGGTTAACGGCGGCACCGCCGACATGATCGGGCCGCTCGACCGCCCCCACGAATTCGTCTTCGTACCGGACGTGGGACCCGTCGTCGCGCGACTGGTCGATACGCCCGCGGCATTCGGGAGGATCTGGCACTTCGCCGGCGCGGGTGTCACGACGCAGCGCGAGATCGTGTCGGAAATGGAGCGTCAGACGGGCAGGCAGCTTAAGTTGCGGGTGGCCGGCAAGACGATGTTGCGTTTGATCGGGCTGTTCAAACCGCTGATCCGCGAGATGGTCGAGATGAATTACCTGATGACCAATCCGCTCATCATGGACGATTCAGCGCTGCAGAAACTGCTCGGGCCGATCCATAAAACGTCGTATGTGGAAGGTATCCGGCAGACGCTCGTTGCTGAGTCGAGCACCCGTCCACTGGCTGCTGCAGCGTGA
- a CDS encoding LysR family transcriptional regulator — protein MHTFMKREPNWEWYRTFLSVLETGSLSAAGRSMGLTQPTVGRHIDSLEEALSLKLFTRSFDGFAPTDAALELKPYAAGVAATSAALLRVASSYGSGVRGSVRVTASEVIGVEVLPPIVAALRDEHPELTVELVLSNKADDLLHREADIAVRGFRPTQDALVATRVGNIELGLFAHERYLAAHGIPKSLDELHRHAIVGYDRGTAFTRQFEDQYPMFTRAALGFRTDSDLAQLAAIRAGVGIGGCQSGLAARNKSLVRVLPDAFTYAMDTWIAMHEDLRESARCAVTFAAIVAGLKAYIQEV, from the coding sequence ATGCATACCTTCATGAAGCGCGAGCCGAACTGGGAGTGGTACCGCACCTTTCTGAGCGTCCTGGAAACGGGTTCGCTGTCGGCGGCCGGGAGGTCCATGGGGTTGACCCAACCGACCGTCGGCCGCCACATCGACAGCCTCGAAGAAGCACTGTCGCTCAAGCTCTTCACACGTTCGTTCGACGGCTTCGCGCCCACCGATGCGGCGCTCGAACTGAAGCCCTACGCGGCCGGCGTGGCGGCGACCTCGGCGGCGCTGCTGCGGGTGGCCAGCAGTTACGGGAGCGGGGTTCGCGGTAGCGTACGCGTGACTGCCAGCGAGGTGATCGGCGTCGAGGTGCTCCCGCCCATCGTCGCGGCACTGCGCGACGAGCACCCGGAACTGACCGTCGAACTGGTGCTGTCGAACAAGGCCGACGATTTACTGCATCGCGAGGCGGATATCGCCGTGCGCGGGTTCCGGCCCACCCAGGATGCGCTAGTGGCGACGCGCGTCGGGAATATCGAACTTGGTTTGTTTGCTCACGAACGCTATCTGGCCGCGCACGGCATACCGAAGTCGCTGGATGAGCTGCATCGTCACGCCATCGTCGGTTACGACCGCGGGACTGCTTTCACCCGTCAGTTCGAGGATCAATATCCGATGTTCACGCGCGCCGCACTGGGGTTTCGCACCGATAGCGATCTGGCCCAGCTGGCCGCCATTCGCGCAGGCGTTGGCATTGGGGGATGCCAGTCGGGGCTGGCGGCGCGCAACAAGTCGCTCGTGCGGGTCCTACCGGACGCATTTACGTACGCCATGGATACCTGGATCGCCATGCATGAGGATCTGCGCGAGAGTGCGCGTTGTGCGGTGACGTTTGCGGCGATTGTGGCTGGGTTGAAGGCTTATATACAGGAGGTGTGA
- a CDS encoding PaaI family thioesterase: MDETAIRELLDRVLAPWVKTLSLTSVAVDDQSATMRLPFSGELRHSGGVICGQVFMAAADTVMIVAISAALGGFKPMTTVSLNISFMRAVRKGDVLITARVLRMGRNLVFGEVELFDEDGKMAVHATTTYALLD, encoded by the coding sequence ATGGACGAAACCGCAATCCGTGAACTGCTTGATCGCGTACTCGCACCGTGGGTCAAGACCCTCTCGCTCACGTCCGTGGCAGTCGACGACCAGAGCGCCACGATGCGCCTGCCGTTTTCCGGCGAGCTGCGGCATTCGGGCGGCGTGATCTGCGGCCAGGTGTTCATGGCCGCTGCCGATACGGTCATGATCGTCGCGATTTCCGCCGCGCTGGGCGGTTTCAAGCCGATGACCACCGTGTCGCTGAACATCAGCTTCATGCGCGCGGTGCGTAAAGGCGATGTGCTCATCACCGCGCGCGTCCTGCGGATGGGCCGCAATCTCGTGTTCGGCGAAGTCGAATTGTTCGACGAGGACGGCAAGATGGCTGTCCACGCGACGACGACCTACGCGCTGCTCGACTAA